Proteins from a genomic interval of Microaerobacter geothermalis:
- a CDS encoding gp33 family protein, whose product MNEQGEKMFELAEQLKELKDLKKSAEQELKEINDRIGETEYRLSELFQRMKFPTTCLMDGFGAGWGNYATLV is encoded by the coding sequence ATGAACGAACAAGGCGAAAAAATGTTTGAACTGGCCGAGCAGCTTAAGGAACTCAAAGACCTGAAGAAATCCGCAGAGCAGGAGCTCAAGGAAATCAACGACAGGATCGGCGAGACGGAGTACCGCCTGTCTGAGCTATTTCAGAGGATGAAATTCCCTACGACTTGCCTGATGGATGGGTTTGGTGCAGGTTGGGGGAATTATGCAACTTTGGTGTAA
- a CDS encoding DEAD/DEAH box helicase, with the protein MEQPKPLLPMPIKAAPYRHQINAFNFVCGKFGLIPSQTMPSAGAALLMEMGTGKTITSIAVAGALYQAGKICRVLVVAPLSILGVWREEFAKFADFDYSLAVLEGSAAKKIDTLRHMRGSPLQVAVINYESAWRLEKELSAWNPDMIIADEGHKIKTYNIAASKAMHRLGARARYRLLLTGTVITNKAIDVFSQYKFLNPAIFGQSFYVFRNRYFDMVGYGNHTPVLKRSMEQDLMKRLHSVAFRATKAECLDLPETTDIVRYVEMESAAMKIYRNLVRDSYAELGHSEVTVTNILTRLLRLSQVTGGFIGGDEGGPVQRVSTAKEEALGDIIEDVLQSGKKLVVIARFIPEIKAICRMLEKKEIRYSILMGGVKDREEQVSAFQNDPEVQVFVGQIATAGLGVTLTAASTMVFYSIDYSMSNFEQAKARIHRVGQKENCTYLYLTAKGTVDEKVLKALRDKADLARMLVDDYRSGLNPFAAGGEKA; encoded by the coding sequence ATGGAACAGCCGAAACCGCTGCTGCCCATGCCGATTAAAGCCGCACCATACAGGCATCAGATCAACGCTTTTAACTTTGTGTGCGGCAAATTCGGGCTTATTCCTTCGCAGACTATGCCGTCTGCAGGCGCGGCGCTGCTCATGGAAATGGGCACCGGCAAGACCATAACAAGCATCGCGGTCGCTGGCGCTCTGTATCAGGCGGGCAAAATCTGCAGGGTTTTGGTGGTTGCGCCTCTCTCCATCTTAGGCGTCTGGCGGGAAGAGTTCGCCAAATTCGCGGATTTCGATTACAGCCTTGCGGTTCTTGAAGGCAGCGCCGCAAAGAAAATTGATACCCTGCGGCACATGCGCGGCTCTCCCCTGCAAGTCGCGGTAATCAATTATGAATCGGCCTGGCGGCTGGAAAAGGAACTGTCCGCATGGAATCCCGACATGATCATCGCGGATGAGGGACACAAGATCAAAACCTACAACATCGCCGCTTCCAAGGCTATGCACCGGCTGGGCGCGCGGGCAAGGTACAGGCTGCTGCTCACAGGGACGGTCATTACCAACAAAGCCATAGACGTGTTCAGCCAGTATAAATTCTTAAACCCTGCTATCTTCGGCCAGAGCTTCTATGTGTTCCGCAACAGGTATTTTGACATGGTGGGCTACGGGAACCACACGCCGGTGCTCAAGCGGTCAATGGAGCAGGATTTGATGAAAAGGCTTCACAGCGTCGCGTTCCGGGCAACCAAGGCAGAATGCCTGGATTTGCCGGAAACCACCGACATTGTGCGGTATGTGGAGATGGAGAGCGCCGCCATGAAGATCTACAGGAATCTGGTCAGGGACAGCTATGCTGAGTTGGGTCATAGCGAGGTGACGGTGACAAACATACTTACGCGCCTGCTCCGGCTGTCGCAGGTAACCGGCGGCTTTATAGGCGGCGACGAAGGCGGCCCTGTCCAGCGCGTCAGCACAGCAAAAGAGGAAGCGCTTGGAGATATTATCGAGGACGTTTTGCAAAGCGGCAAAAAGCTGGTGGTTATCGCGCGGTTTATACCGGAAATCAAAGCCATCTGCCGGATGCTCGAAAAGAAGGAAATCCGGTATTCGATCCTTATGGGCGGCGTGAAAGACCGCGAGGAGCAGGTGTCGGCGTTTCAAAACGACCCGGAGGTTCAGGTGTTTGTCGGACAGATCGCAACTGCGGGACTGGGCGTGACCCTCACCGCCGCCAGCACCATGGTGTTTTATTCCATCGACTACAGCATGAGCAATTTCGAGCAGGCAAAGGCTCGCATCCACCGCGTCGGTCAGAAAGAGAACTGTACTTATCTGTATCTGACGGCAAAAGGCACCGTCGATGAGAAAGTGCTGAAAGCTTTGAGGGATAAGGCAGATCTGGCGAGAATGCTGGTGGACGATTACAGAAGCGGGCTCAATCCTTTTGCGGCAGGGGGTGAAAAAGCATGA
- a CDS encoding sigma-70 family RNA polymerase sigma factor: MDKKYFIELNGRQIPVSKEVYYAFKRPAWKERKRRQIRAEKELSLEAFADAGFEIPSSQALVDEIVEDKLLLDMLSKALSELTDDERFLIDELFYQEKPERMVAKDTGVSQNTVNYHKNRILEKLRMLLEKNL; encoded by the coding sequence ATGGACAAGAAGTATTTCATTGAACTAAACGGCAGGCAAATTCCGGTCAGCAAGGAAGTATATTATGCTTTCAAGCGTCCTGCTTGGAAAGAGCGCAAGCGCAGACAGATTCGCGCGGAAAAGGAGCTTTCGCTTGAAGCGTTTGCGGACGCCGGGTTTGAGATTCCTTCCAGTCAGGCGCTTGTTGACGAGATCGTCGAGGACAAGCTGTTATTGGACATGCTGTCCAAGGCGCTTTCGGAATTGACCGACGACGAGAGGTTTCTGATTGACGAGTTGTTCTATCAGGAAAAGCCCGAACGTATGGTTGCCAAAGATACGGGGGTTTCTCAAAACACAGTAAATTACCATAAAAACAGGATTTTAGAAAAACTCAGAATGCTTTTGGAGAAAAATTTATAG
- a CDS encoding flavodoxin: MAKKALVAYFSCSGVTKGAAQTLADAAGVDLYEIKPEVPYTAADLNWTDKKSRSTVEMKDPSSRPAIAGKVFNMGEYDIVFLGFPIWWYVAPTIINTFLESYDFSGKTIILFATSGGSGFGKTMEKLKGSVSAAAEIKEGRILNGKPSKEELAAWIESIGLQ, encoded by the coding sequence ATGGCCAAGAAAGCATTGGTAGCTTATTTTTCGTGCAGCGGAGTGACCAAAGGTGCAGCACAAACTCTTGCGGACGCTGCGGGAGTCGACCTTTATGAAATTAAGCCTGAGGTGCCCTATACCGCCGCGGATCTTAATTGGACGGATAAAAAAAGCCGGAGTACGGTGGAAATGAAGGATCCGTCCTCACGGCCTGCCATTGCGGGCAAGGTTTTCAACATGGGCGAGTACGACATTGTTTTTTTAGGTTTTCCCATATGGTGGTATGTGGCTCCGACCATTATCAATACCTTTTTGGAAAGCTATGATTTTTCAGGAAAGACAATCATACTGTTCGCTACTTCCGGAGGAAGCGGCTTTGGCAAAACGATGGAGAAGCTGAAAGGCAGCGTTTCAGCAGCCGCAGAAATTAAGGAAGGCAGGATTTTGAACGGCAAGCCGTCTAAGGAGGAACTGGCTGCATGGATCGAAAGCATTGGTTTGCAGTAA
- a CDS encoding iron-containing alcohol dehydrogenase, which translates to MYNFVFQNTTKIYFGENQLEHLGEELKQYGTRVLLTYGGGSIKRIGLYDKVMEELKKAGLNVFELSGIEPNPRHTTVNKGADICKKENIDVLLAVGGGSTIDCTKAIAAAAFYDGDSWDLVTHKAPVTKALPIVTILTLSATGSEMDSGAVISNLDTNEKIGLMHPLLQPKVSFLDPANTYSVSAFQTACGAADILSHIFDCFYFTASKKMDMVDRVMEDVIKTVVKYAPIAVKEPENYEARANLMWASSWALNGFLTTGGFQAPSCHAMEHELSAFYDITHGLGLAILTPRWMKYILDESTAPQFKKFGVNIFGVDESLSVMEGAERAIECLSDFLFKTLGLQSTLTEIGIDDKNFKVMAKKACWGDVLQGFKPLTPEDVENIFKMCL; encoded by the coding sequence ATGTATAATTTTGTATTTCAAAACACAACAAAAATCTATTTCGGTGAAAACCAGTTGGAGCATTTGGGCGAAGAATTAAAGCAGTACGGCACCCGTGTGCTGCTAACTTATGGAGGAGGTTCCATCAAAAGAATCGGCCTTTACGACAAAGTTATGGAGGAATTGAAAAAGGCAGGACTTAATGTCTTTGAACTGTCCGGCATTGAGCCGAATCCCCGTCATACCACCGTCAACAAGGGCGCGGATATATGCAAAAAAGAAAATATTGATGTGCTTCTTGCCGTCGGAGGCGGATCTACCATCGACTGCACAAAGGCAATTGCCGCCGCTGCATTTTACGATGGAGATAGTTGGGATCTGGTGACGCATAAAGCGCCTGTCACCAAAGCATTGCCTATTGTAACGATATTGACACTGTCCGCTACCGGCTCGGAGATGGACTCGGGAGCCGTCATCAGCAATCTGGACACCAATGAAAAGATTGGCCTGATGCATCCTCTGCTTCAGCCGAAAGTGTCCTTCCTTGACCCCGCCAACACTTATTCCGTAAGCGCCTTTCAGACAGCCTGCGGTGCCGCGGATATCTTGTCCCATATTTTTGACTGCTTTTATTTTACAGCATCAAAGAAAATGGACATGGTAGACCGCGTTATGGAGGACGTGATAAAAACCGTAGTCAAATACGCTCCCATTGCCGTTAAGGAACCGGAAAACTATGAAGCCAGAGCCAACCTCATGTGGGCATCCTCTTGGGCGCTGAACGGCTTCCTGACAACCGGCGGATTTCAGGCCCCCAGCTGCCATGCCATGGAGCACGAGCTTTCCGCCTTTTATGATATAACCCATGGGCTTGGCCTTGCCATCCTTACTCCCCGCTGGATGAAATATATCTTGGATGAATCCACCGCACCACAGTTTAAAAAATTTGGCGTCAATATATTTGGAGTTGACGAGTCGCTTTCCGTTATGGAAGGGGCAGAGCGCGCTATCGAGTGCCTGAGCGATTTTCTTTTTAAGACGCTGGGCCTTCAAAGCACCCTTACTGAAATCGGCATTGATGATAAAAACTTTAAGGTCATGGCGAAGAAAGCCTGCTGGGGCGATGTATTGCAAGGGTTCAAGCCTCTGACGCCGGAAGACGTGGAGAATATCTTTAAGATGTGCCTGTAA
- a CDS encoding RibD family protein has translation MDRPYIICHMAMSLDGKVTGDFLEKSEYGKFIEDYYRIHREYGADGFLCGRVTMEGSFPQPSVTTQEYDGPPIAREDYIAEKAAFYAVAIDPKGKLWWSNRAISDPDEGYDGAHIIEVLTESVPDAFLAHLRDKEVSYLFAGKTELNLPLAVQKLKDLFGIEKLLLEGGGIVNGSFLQEDLIDEISLVVIPAAECNENAIPLFKTGKYGAKTAPAKPFHLKEAKRLNDDGLWLIYSKN, from the coding sequence ATGGACAGACCATATATCATATGCCACATGGCAATGTCACTGGACGGAAAGGTCACCGGAGATTTTTTGGAAAAAAGCGAATACGGCAAATTCATTGAGGATTATTACAGAATACACAGGGAATACGGCGCGGACGGCTTTCTCTGCGGCAGGGTGACGATGGAGGGCAGCTTTCCCCAGCCCTCAGTTACTACGCAGGAGTACGACGGCCCGCCCATTGCGCGGGAGGATTATATCGCAGAGAAAGCGGCGTTTTATGCGGTTGCAATAGATCCGAAGGGAAAGCTCTGGTGGAGCAATCGTGCGATTTCCGACCCGGATGAAGGCTACGACGGCGCGCATATCATAGAAGTGCTGACAGAAAGTGTTCCCGACGCATTTCTGGCACATTTGCGGGACAAAGAAGTTTCTTACCTGTTTGCCGGAAAAACCGAGTTGAATCTTCCGCTTGCCGTTCAAAAGCTTAAAGATCTGTTTGGAATTGAAAAACTGCTGCTGGAGGGCGGCGGAATTGTCAACGGTTCCTTTTTGCAGGAGGATCTGATTGATGAAATCAGCCTTGTGGTAATACCAGCAGCCGAATGCAATGAAAATGCTATCCCACTTTTCAAAACAGGGAAATATGGCGCAAAAACTGCGCCGGCAAAACCCTTTCATCTGAAAGAAGCAAAAAGACTAAACGATGATGGCCTTTGGCTAATCTATTCAAAAAATTAA
- a CDS encoding cupin domain-containing protein, whose product MTDLSNSVIFPKGEKLESDNFSGNVWLNMIVPSQSKLGCPIYNVTFEPGCRNNWHKHPGGQILLVIGGRGWYQEEGKEARELRAGDVVEIPCNVKHWHGAAKDSWFVHLAIEANPKAGPVEWLEPVDDEAYGKLK is encoded by the coding sequence ATGACAGATTTAAGCAATAGCGTGATATTTCCCAAAGGAGAAAAGCTGGAGAGCGATAATTTCAGCGGCAATGTATGGCTGAACATGATTGTGCCGTCCCAGTCAAAACTTGGCTGCCCTATCTATAATGTTACATTTGAGCCGGGTTGCCGGAACAACTGGCATAAGCACCCCGGAGGGCAAATTCTGCTTGTAATCGGAGGCCGAGGCTGGTATCAGGAGGAAGGAAAAGAAGCCCGTGAGCTTCGCGCAGGCGATGTTGTTGAAATCCCGTGCAATGTTAAGCACTGGCATGGAGCGGCGAAGGATAGCTGGTTTGTTCATCTGGCAATAGAAGCAAATCCGAAAGCCGGTCCCGTTGAATGGCTGGAACCGGTGGACGACGAAGCCTATGGGAAGCTGAAATAA
- a CDS encoding permease, translating into MIEMLHREFVYLWYYFSIQLEQIFPYWLLGMLVGTVVSVFGKERINRLFYDLRNKELGLFGIVPACILGIASPLCMYGTIPIAASFSEKGMRDDWLAAFMMSSILLNPQLIIYSTALGTTALTVRIVSCFFCGIAAGLLVHFFYRGKAFFNFSGFGEPKSRDTHPNILMRLMKNFGRNVKATGPYFLLGIALSALFQRYVPSETFASLFGDNKGFGVLMAATIGVPLYACGGGTIPLLQQWLYDGMSMGSAAAFMITGPATKITNLGAMKIVLGMKRFLLYLAFTILFGIGTGLIIDLI; encoded by the coding sequence ATGATTGAGATGTTGCACCGTGAATTCGTCTACCTCTGGTACTACTTCAGCATTCAGCTTGAACAGATTTTCCCCTACTGGCTACTGGGCATGCTCGTCGGTACGGTGGTGTCGGTTTTCGGCAAGGAGCGAATCAACCGGCTATTCTACGACCTGCGGAATAAAGAGCTGGGACTGTTTGGTATTGTGCCTGCCTGTATTTTAGGCATTGCCTCGCCGCTGTGCATGTACGGCACAATACCGATTGCTGCTTCCTTTTCAGAAAAAGGGATGCGCGATGACTGGCTGGCGGCATTTATGATGTCTTCCATTTTGCTCAATCCCCAGCTTATTATCTACAGCACGGCCTTGGGCACAACCGCATTGACCGTTCGGATTGTGTCCTGCTTTTTCTGCGGAATTGCGGCAGGACTGCTGGTACATTTCTTTTACCGGGGAAAAGCGTTTTTTAATTTCTCCGGCTTTGGTGAACCGAAAAGCCGAGATACGCATCCGAACATTCTGATGCGGCTTATGAAAAACTTCGGTCGCAACGTCAAAGCGACCGGTCCGTATTTTCTGCTGGGCATTGCTTTATCGGCGCTGTTCCAGCGATATGTACCTTCCGAGACGTTTGCAAGCCTGTTTGGAGATAACAAAGGCTTTGGGGTGCTGATGGCGGCTACCATCGGCGTGCCGCTGTATGCCTGCGGCGGCGGGACAATCCCGTTGCTGCAGCAATGGCTATACGATGGCATGAGCATGGGATCGGCAGCGGCCTTTATGATAACAGGGCCTGCCACTAAAATAACCAATTTGGGAGCGATGAAGATCGTGCTGGGCATGAAGCGGTTTTTGCTTTATTTGGCCTTTACTATTCTGTTTGGAATAGGAACGGGATTAATAATTGACTTGATTTAA
- a CDS encoding DUF362 domain-containing protein, translating into MKKMTIALLLMLAAWTFLITGCSQTTEKVSADSSPAQNTASALPPKGEDANSETQNQDKATPIVYMTRKITPEGLMTVYKALEWTPEGKVAVKLSTGEPPASNYLRPELIKDLVQQVNGTIVECNTAYGGSRASTAMHLQVAKDHGFTAIADVDIMDADGSMSLPVTGGTHLKENFVGSHFANYDSFLVLSHFKGHAMAGFGGAIKNISIGIASSEGKSWIHTAGNSRTSPWGGDQDDFLESMGDAGKAVSDYLKNGKNIVYINVMNRLSVDCDCNGNPAEPDMHDIGILASTDPVALDQACIDLVYAAPDSKSLINRIESRNGLLTLEHAEKIGLGSRKYKLVSVDD; encoded by the coding sequence ATGAAAAAGATGACGATTGCCCTTCTGTTAATGCTCGCAGCATGGACATTTCTTATTACCGGTTGCAGCCAGACAACGGAAAAGGTTTCTGCCGACAGCAGTCCGGCACAAAACACCGCATCTGCATTGCCGCCTAAAGGTGAGGATGCAAACAGCGAAACACAAAATCAAGATAAAGCAACACCCATTGTGTACATGACAAGAAAAATTACCCCCGAAGGTTTAATGACGGTTTATAAAGCATTGGAATGGACACCTGAAGGCAAAGTTGCTGTCAAATTGAGTACAGGCGAACCACCTGCCAGCAATTATTTGCGGCCAGAGCTAATCAAAGATCTTGTACAACAGGTAAATGGTACGATTGTGGAATGCAATACCGCTTATGGCGGCTCCCGCGCCTCTACCGCCATGCATCTTCAGGTCGCAAAGGATCACGGTTTTACCGCGATTGCAGATGTGGACATTATGGATGCGGACGGCTCTATGAGCCTGCCGGTGACGGGAGGAACGCACTTGAAAGAAAACTTCGTCGGCTCGCATTTTGCGAATTACGACTCCTTTCTTGTCCTTTCCCATTTTAAAGGACATGCGATGGCCGGGTTTGGCGGTGCAATCAAGAATATTTCCATTGGCATTGCCTCCAGTGAAGGCAAGAGCTGGATACATACTGCAGGGAATAGCCGGACCAGTCCCTGGGGCGGGGATCAGGACGATTTTCTTGAATCAATGGGCGATGCAGGCAAAGCGGTTTCCGATTATCTTAAAAACGGCAAGAACATTGTCTATATCAATGTGATGAACCGCCTATCAGTAGACTGCGACTGTAACGGGAATCCCGCCGAACCTGATATGCACGACATCGGGATTCTGGCCTCCACCGACCCGGTGGCGCTTGATCAGGCTTGCATTGATCTTGTGTACGCCGCACCGGACAGCAAGTCTTTGATTAATCGCATTGAATCCAGGAACGGGCTTCTTACGCTGGAACACGCTGAAAAGATCGGTCTCGGCAGCCGGAAGTACAAGCTGGTAAGCGTTGATGATTGA
- a CDS encoding cyclophilin-like fold protein gives MISINIAVGSTTFTAKLYDNETTQALIAQFPMTIQMDELNGQEKYYYLSENLPAAFTQQPSTIHAGDIMLWSGNCLVLFYKTYSNSYGGYVPLGTVDDPSNLASALSSGNVQVTWSLAD, from the coding sequence ATGATTTCCATTAATATTGCCGTAGGCAGCACTACATTTACAGCAAAATTATATGATAACGAAACGACACAGGCACTTATCGCGCAATTTCCCATGACAATACAGATGGATGAGCTGAATGGTCAGGAGAAGTATTACTATCTTTCAGAGAATCTTCCTGCCGCATTTACACAACAGCCCTCAACCATCCATGCCGGCGACATTATGTTATGGTCAGGAAACTGTCTGGTGCTTTTTTATAAAACCTATTCCAATTCCTATGGTGGTTATGTACCGCTGGGAACAGTTGACGACCCGTCAAACCTTGCTTCTGCTCTTAGCTCAGGAAATGTACAGGTTACATGGTCGCTTGCCGACTGA